The Sporomusaceae bacterium genome includes a window with the following:
- a CDS encoding nickel-dependent hydrogenase large subunit: MSVNKILLSPVTRLSGLLSVELTVDEGTIVEADVSSTMFRGFEYIMRNRHVTDAVYMTQRICGICSTAHGAVASYLLDQFYDNDIGENAQYLRNIMFGADFLQNHIRHFYFFGLPDFVIMPNEPPFLNQNCCDCRLDIDDNRRLAGHYIGAVKAAEKSHQLLALFGGKAPHQHSFVHGGVAVAPTADKINQALSLVRDVLDFIRTCLLPDTDLIAKYYEDYYHIGETSGQFLSFGLFSFGGKNEHNLWQPGVLDGGRLTRPKIDLIREDISRAWFERGRISEEDETIPAPRKPGAYSWTKSVLYRGRHYEGGPLARMLINGFYRGGRSTMDRIVARSLETLLIAELIEEWLQKLRPGDPPLNQKKELVRTEAIAVTDAMRGTLLHCARIKQDRVERYDIITPTAWNFSPKDEHGRRGPAETALVGTEIPAPELKYVIPGRIIRSFDPCLSCATHLLEKPTAQTKT; encoded by the coding sequence ATGAGCGTAAACAAAATTCTGCTCAGTCCCGTTACCCGCCTAAGCGGCCTGCTCAGTGTGGAACTCACAGTCGATGAAGGAACTATTGTTGAGGCCGATGTCAGTAGCACCATGTTCCGCGGCTTCGAATATATCATGCGGAACAGGCATGTCACAGACGCGGTTTATATGACCCAGCGTATCTGCGGCATCTGCTCCACCGCCCACGGAGCGGTGGCCAGCTACCTTTTGGACCAGTTTTACGACAACGACATCGGCGAAAACGCCCAATATCTGAGGAATATCATGTTCGGAGCCGACTTTCTCCAGAATCATATCCGCCACTTCTATTTCTTCGGGCTACCTGACTTCGTCATAATGCCGAATGAACCGCCTTTTCTTAATCAAAACTGTTGCGACTGCCGCCTCGACATCGACGACAACCGCCGCCTTGCCGGGCATTATATCGGGGCGGTCAAAGCGGCGGAAAAGAGCCATCAGCTTCTCGCCCTGTTTGGAGGGAAGGCCCCTCACCAGCATAGCTTTGTCCATGGCGGGGTCGCGGTCGCGCCTACGGCGGATAAAATAAATCAGGCACTTTCACTTGTACGTGATGTCCTGGACTTCATCCGAACCTGTCTGCTTCCGGATACCGACCTCATCGCGAAATACTATGAAGATTACTATCACATTGGGGAAACATCGGGACAGTTTCTCTCCTTCGGGCTATTCAGCTTCGGTGGCAAAAATGAGCATAATCTGTGGCAGCCAGGCGTCTTAGATGGCGGACGGCTTACCAGGCCGAAAATCGATCTGATCCGGGAAGACATCTCCAGAGCCTGGTTCGAGCGGGGAAGAATATCGGAAGAAGATGAAACGATACCCGCTCCGCGTAAACCGGGAGCCTATTCCTGGACAAAATCCGTTCTATATCGGGGGCGACATTACGAAGGGGGACCGCTTGCCAGAATGCTCATTAATGGCTTTTACCGCGGTGGAAGATCAACAATGGACAGGATTGTCGCCCGTTCCCTTGAAACGCTTTTGATAGCCGAGCTCATCGAAGAATGGTTACAGAAGCTGCGCCCCGGAGATCCGCCTTTAAACCAGAAAAAAGAACTTGTCCGCACTGAAGCGATTGCCGTTACCGACGCCATGAGGGGCACCCTGCTCCATTGCGCACGAATCAAGCAAGACCGGGTGGAAAGATACGACATCATCACCCCCACTGCATGGAACTTTTCCCCGAAAGACGAGCACGGCCGGCGGGGTCCGGCCGAAACCGCCCTGGTCGGCACGGAGATACCAGCCCCGGAACTTAAATATGTTATCCCCGGCCGTATCATACGCTCATTCGACCCCTGCCTATCATGCGCTACACATTTATTGGAGAAACCTACAGCCCAAACCAAAACATAA
- a CDS encoding ferritin-like domain-containing protein: MAKHVCYPAKAGYSCPPSCEPDVDECPNHPDLYLLRDAAADERGAIADYLTCAAETCMDELFLDVTEDEMQHYVETMRLVTLFDPVQAEMFEEEDLGFLVMQRPVGKPKWAPMKKAPEKEADVAVIPPNKKDLPAIRCITKAIQDELHAINKYQRYMNDAEDSRVKAHFCKLMNDEKEHVAEFTAALFELTHEPLPAETD; encoded by the coding sequence ATGGCTAAGCACGTATGTTATCCGGCCAAAGCCGGTTATAGCTGTCCCCCGTCATGCGAGCCTGACGTCGATGAGTGCCCTAACCACCCCGATTTATACCTGCTCCGGGACGCAGCAGCGGATGAACGCGGCGCAATTGCCGACTATCTGACCTGTGCCGCCGAAACTTGTATGGATGAACTCTTTTTGGACGTGACCGAAGATGAAATGCAGCATTATGTTGAAACAATGCGATTAGTAACCCTGTTCGACCCAGTACAGGCTGAAATGTTCGAAGAGGAAGACCTCGGCTTTCTGGTGATGCAACGGCCGGTAGGCAAGCCGAAATGGGCGCCCATGAAAAAAGCCCCGGAAAAAGAGGCCGATGTAGCGGTAATTCCGCCGAATAAAAAAGATTTGCCGGCGATCCGCTGCATTACGAAGGCCATCCAAGATGAACTGCACGCTATTAATAAGTATCAGCGTTATATGAATGACGCTGAAGATTCCCGCGTAAAAGCCCACTTTTGTAAACTTATGAATGACGAAAAGGAGCATGTCGCCGAATTTACCGCGGCGCTTTTCGAACTCACCCACGAACCCCTTCCGGCGGAAACCGATTAA
- a CDS encoding GNAT family N-acetyltransferase, which yields MEIRPDFEWRDYGALTTDIYRHYHQYRDSMSPLIKDIVSGQSPFSRHIEKSLAGVYDGGKLLAATVLISSEKLPGYLSMAFFEALDDRTAIMMLLDHAKRSAAARGIGKVIVGINGHMNYGMGLLCDNFDKPVSFWSSFNPPYYYDYLKGHADNEHGLASYVFDLASLGFVKYRSLFARLNKRFKYRVADFKQLEREVEIYTRLINECFEEHPLYWERTKEENGEMYEALRPFLRGEHLIFAEDEGRAVGYVLWHPDLNELITPGKSIGLATLIKYRIGWPRITRFKVAEIGVLPKYRGSGLIFGLLHNCFCLAKDRYSQCESGWIMDENFPSRSLISHFGGTEYKHYKVLEFDVCQRRFKFA from the coding sequence ATGGAGATTAGGCCGGATTTTGAGTGGCGCGATTATGGGGCGTTAACAACCGATATTTACCGCCATTATCACCAATATCGTGACAGTATGTCGCCGCTGATTAAAGATATTGTCAGCGGCCAGAGTCCTTTCAGCAGGCATATCGAAAAGTCTCTTGCCGGCGTTTATGATGGCGGTAAACTTTTGGCTGCCACAGTGCTTATTTCCAGCGAGAAGCTCCCGGGGTATCTGAGTATGGCCTTTTTTGAGGCGCTGGATGACCGGACCGCTATCATGATGCTGCTGGACCACGCGAAGAGAAGCGCGGCTGCACGGGGGATCGGCAAGGTAATCGTAGGCATAAACGGTCATATGAATTACGGTATGGGTCTTTTATGCGACAATTTTGACAAGCCGGTGTCCTTTTGGTCTTCATTCAATCCGCCATATTACTATGATTATTTAAAAGGCCATGCCGACAATGAGCATGGCCTGGCATCATATGTTTTCGATCTTGCGTCGCTTGGTTTTGTTAAATACCGGTCTTTGTTCGCCAGGCTGAATAAACGTTTCAAGTACCGCGTAGCTGACTTTAAACAGTTGGAGCGGGAGGTTGAAATCTATACCCGGCTGATTAACGAGTGTTTTGAGGAGCATCCTTTGTATTGGGAGAGGACTAAGGAGGAGAATGGCGAAATGTATGAGGCTCTCCGACCATTCTTGCGGGGAGAGCACTTAATCTTTGCCGAAGATGAAGGCCGGGCGGTCGGCTACGTGCTTTGGCATCCTGATTTGAACGAACTGATTACGCCCGGCAAGTCGATCGGCTTGGCAACCTTGATCAAATATCGTATCGGCTGGCCTAGGATAACGAGGTTCAAGGTCGCGGAAATTGGGGTGTTGCCTAAATATCGAGGATCAGGGCTGATTTTCGGCCTTCTGCACAACTGCTTTTGCCTTGCTAAAGACCGGTATAGCCAGTGTGAGAGCGGCTGGATTATGGACGAGAATTTCCCTTCCCGAAGTCTTATCAGCCATTTTGGCGGTACGGAGTACAAGCATTACAAGGTGCTGGAGTTTGATGTATGTCAACGCCGATTTAAATTTGCGTGA
- a CDS encoding ATP-binding cassette domain-containing protein, with product MKAINGDYCAEGIMALTMQGRIDVFNAAAAEILEMQQVEVVNQPFGLHFFDHAENDEFNQVILNFVLQQYPGDMFVVPFFTGRIRKLLFLKCSLVYSGQTEVPEKIGMVVAFRDVSHIPEIKNVLQTAAEWKRRESGEKLAVLRDAAPQIPLVVLENVSRTYTTGAVPVQALHPTSLDIYPGELVVILGPSGCGKSTLLNLIGGMDQPSGGRILYSGVEVAGADDRLLTRYRRQEVGFIFQFYHLIPDLTAGENVLLAAEMADNPLSLAEVFQEVGLADRLDHFPSQLSGGEQQRVSIARALIKQPKILLCDEPTGALDSKSGKVVLELLGRLCRADGRTVVVVTHNTAIAAMADRIFKMRNGQLVESYRNPYPLPPAQIEL from the coding sequence GTGAAGGCCATCAACGGGGATTATTGTGCCGAGGGCATCATGGCCCTAACCATGCAAGGAAGAATCGATGTTTTCAATGCAGCGGCCGCCGAGATACTGGAAATGCAGCAGGTGGAGGTGGTGAACCAGCCATTTGGGCTTCACTTTTTCGACCATGCGGAGAACGATGAATTCAACCAGGTCATTTTGAATTTTGTTCTGCAGCAGTACCCCGGAGATATGTTTGTTGTCCCCTTTTTTACCGGGCGAATCCGCAAATTGCTCTTTTTGAAATGCAGCCTGGTTTATTCCGGGCAGACGGAAGTCCCCGAGAAAATCGGCATGGTGGTCGCTTTTCGCGATGTTAGCCACATCCCCGAAATCAAAAACGTGCTCCAGACCGCCGCGGAGTGGAAAAGAAGGGAAAGCGGCGAAAAACTCGCGGTACTCCGGGATGCGGCCCCGCAAATTCCCCTGGTTGTCCTGGAAAATGTCAGCAGGACTTATACGACAGGCGCCGTCCCTGTTCAGGCGCTGCATCCGACCAGTCTGGACATTTACCCGGGAGAGTTGGTCGTTATCCTTGGTCCGAGCGGCTGCGGCAAAAGCACCCTGCTGAATCTCATCGGCGGCATGGATCAGCCGTCCGGCGGGCGGATCCTGTACTCAGGCGTGGAGGTCGCCGGGGCGGACGACCGTCTCCTGACACGTTACCGGCGACAGGAAGTCGGCTTCATTTTTCAGTTTTACCACCTGATCCCAGACCTCACGGCCGGGGAAAATGTCCTCCTGGCCGCCGAAATGGCGGATAACCCGTTATCCTTGGCCGAAGTTTTTCAGGAGGTGGGCCTTGCGGACCGGCTGGACCACTTTCCTTCGCAGCTCTCCGGCGGCGAGCAGCAACGGGTCTCTATCGCCCGGGCCCTTATCAAACAGCCGAAAATCCTGCTCTGCGACGAACCGACGGGAGCGCTTGACAGCAAAAGCGGCAAGGTCGTGCTGGAACTTCTCGGGCGCTTGTGTCGCGCCGACGGCCGGACGGTGGTGGTCGTTACCCATAATACCGCTATTGCGGCGATGGCTGACCGCATTTTCAAGATGCGCAACGGACAGTTGGTAGAAAGCTACAGGAACCCCTACCCGCTACCACCGGCGCAAATAGAGCTGTAA
- a CDS encoding efflux RND transporter periplasmic adaptor subunit: MFAAEKPKNLLDGHRNKLVAGIAAAAGLWLLYLFFFAGAVEVSTAKATRGSITVTVDEIGYIQADEEYDVLAPVNGYIGRLEVERGQKVKQSQTLLLLDSPETDSLRENTDAQANRVAASLNDARNNRQIALYELTDAERKFAQRKALLAAGAISQQEFDEAKLALDRLRSRTYSTGEITGDLERQLTALRRQQQSADRKVNQLAVKSPADGAVIYLVPKEGEYVVQGAVVAKIGKAGRTRVNVDVLSDNMGYVALGQKVTVGSPVLAAPVTGTVSDIYPQAFEKVSALGVIQRRVRVIADLPEWGNLRSGYEVKVSIITRFKDDALLIPREALVMNALGQYEVWIVSAGRAECRKVTVGLKNRVQAEILEGLKPQDTVITARRGEITERARVRISDARN, encoded by the coding sequence ATGTTTGCAGCGGAGAAACCTAAGAATTTATTAGATGGCCATAGGAATAAGCTGGTTGCCGGCATCGCTGCGGCTGCTGGACTGTGGCTGCTGTACTTGTTTTTCTTCGCCGGCGCCGTTGAGGTGAGCACCGCCAAGGCAACCCGCGGCAGCATCACGGTAACGGTGGATGAAATCGGTTATATCCAGGCTGACGAGGAATATGACGTCCTGGCGCCGGTGAACGGCTATATAGGACGACTGGAAGTCGAGCGCGGGCAAAAGGTGAAGCAAAGCCAGACACTCCTGCTCCTGGACTCGCCGGAAACCGATTCGCTGCGGGAAAATACCGATGCGCAGGCCAACCGGGTCGCCGCATCCCTGAATGACGCCCGGAACAATCGCCAAATCGCCCTGTATGAACTTACCGACGCGGAAAGGAAATTCGCCCAGAGAAAAGCTCTGCTGGCGGCCGGGGCCATAAGCCAGCAGGAATTCGACGAGGCCAAGCTGGCGCTGGACAGGCTGCGCAGCCGGACATACTCGACCGGCGAAATCACCGGCGATTTGGAGCGGCAGTTGACGGCTCTGCGCCGGCAGCAGCAATCCGCCGACCGGAAAGTGAACCAGCTCGCCGTCAAGAGTCCGGCAGATGGCGCCGTGATTTATTTGGTGCCCAAAGAAGGAGAGTATGTTGTCCAGGGGGCGGTTGTCGCCAAAATCGGCAAAGCTGGCCGGACCCGTGTCAATGTGGACGTTCTTAGTGACAACATGGGGTATGTTGCCCTTGGCCAAAAGGTGACGGTCGGTTCACCCGTGCTTGCGGCCCCGGTCACCGGCACTGTCAGCGACATCTATCCGCAGGCGTTCGAAAAGGTGTCGGCGTTGGGCGTCATTCAGCGCCGAGTGCGGGTCATCGCCGATCTGCCCGAATGGGGCAACCTGCGTTCCGGCTATGAGGTGAAGGTTTCGATCATCACCCGTTTCAAGGACGATGCGTTGCTCATTCCCCGGGAAGCGCTGGTAATGAATGCCCTGGGTCAGTATGAGGTTTGGATAGTATCCGCCGGCCGGGCTGAATGCCGCAAGGTGACGGTCGGCCTGAAAAACAGGGTGCAGGCGGAGATTCTTGAGGGCCTCAAGCCGCAGGATACCGTCATAACCGCCAGAAGAGGGGAGATTACCGAAAGAGCGCGCGTTCGCATCAGCGACGCAAGGAATTAA
- a CDS encoding FtsX-like permease family protein yields the protein MGVLWHKLARAITETAGQFAAMAVLIALGVGCYYGMNLALSNLTRVQADFYQDTRAADHYFHVQRAPVTVLRSIESLPGVEQVTGRIQEDVKVMEDGVPRGVGRMLSFEPGETAPVNGFCVVAGPVPTEENLRADFGIKAYVDSQYFAAHRLQAGAELSIMARKRQALIIVEGAATSPDYLFKMRSDRDFPDRRDFAVFHVPRRNAEKILDMEGEVNQVLVRFSGGANALLVADSIRNLLEPYGLVASYASKEQASVKHVASQIDGLRSSTAIVPTGFFAAAAGIMYMCLHRYISLQQRQIGVMKALGCETRTVTVYFAAYALAVTLAGMLLGLAAGSVLGADSFATFAGLLALPGRYEATGPAILAAIIIGSVLAGIGVSLLSARKIAGLQPSEALSAAVAYNRSRPNTAAGTWQQGLFSSWKMTLRSIARNRGRFAVTATGLTVTVAMLVLSLCYLDSRHYLSVRFFTQENRYDYYVGLNNAVKSGDVLYLRDWDGIRDVEPVLEINASFSPLQREGAQREPKEGVIFGVNPAGRMLQPFNAAGRALAIPEEGILLNSKVAEKLGLSVGDRVQIRTRPLRGDSYQDAFRVVGIAQQDLGGVSFMSQAAVQRLVRERDAINVLLLKTDRESFPNLELRLLAIPEVAYAQSKAAWVEIFAQLVGSMTYFTCIMIAIAGLLGVTIVFLTSVLNLSDRQRELATLRVIGWSLDQVAVLLFNEIVLTLALALLLGFPLGKSAGFSFLTAASNESFTWPLIVYPSTYFIAAGLTALFAVAGHLLAMLRIKHLSVVEVLNNRD from the coding sequence ATGGGCGTTTTGTGGCACAAGCTAGCGCGAGCCATAACCGAAACAGCCGGTCAGTTCGCCGCGATGGCTGTCCTGATTGCATTAGGCGTCGGCTGTTATTATGGAATGAACCTTGCCCTGTCAAACTTGACCCGGGTGCAGGCGGATTTTTACCAGGATACGCGCGCTGCCGACCATTATTTTCATGTGCAGCGGGCGCCGGTGACGGTGCTGCGTTCGATCGAGTCGCTTCCCGGGGTCGAACAGGTGACCGGCCGGATTCAGGAAGATGTTAAGGTCATGGAGGACGGGGTCCCGCGCGGCGTCGGCCGGATGCTGAGTTTCGAACCGGGGGAAACGGCGCCTGTTAATGGCTTTTGTGTTGTTGCCGGCCCTGTGCCCACGGAGGAAAATCTGCGGGCGGATTTCGGCATCAAAGCTTATGTGGATTCCCAGTATTTTGCCGCCCACCGGCTGCAGGCCGGCGCGGAGCTCAGCATCATGGCCCGAAAACGGCAGGCTCTTATTATCGTGGAAGGCGCGGCAACCAGTCCCGACTATCTCTTCAAGATGCGCAGCGACCGTGATTTTCCCGACCGGCGAGATTTTGCCGTCTTCCATGTTCCGCGGCGCAATGCCGAAAAGATACTGGATATGGAGGGCGAGGTCAACCAGGTCTTGGTCCGTTTCTCCGGCGGCGCCAATGCCCTGCTGGTGGCGGACAGTATCCGGAATCTCCTGGAGCCGTATGGGCTGGTCGCAAGTTATGCCAGCAAAGAGCAGGCGAGCGTTAAGCATGTCGCTTCCCAGATTGACGGTCTGAGATCAAGCACGGCCATTGTTCCCACCGGTTTTTTTGCGGCTGCGGCCGGAATCATGTATATGTGCCTGCACCGGTACATCAGCCTGCAGCAGCGCCAGATCGGCGTGATGAAGGCGCTCGGCTGCGAAACGCGCACGGTGACGGTATATTTTGCAGCGTACGCGTTGGCCGTCACGCTGGCGGGAATGCTGCTCGGCCTCGCGGCGGGATCGGTGTTGGGGGCGGACTCCTTCGCAACCTTCGCCGGCCTTCTTGCTCTTCCCGGCCGCTATGAGGCTACCGGGCCGGCGATACTCGCCGCGATCATAATAGGGTCGGTCCTGGCCGGAATCGGCGTCAGTCTGCTTTCGGCCCGCAAGATTGCCGGCCTCCAACCGTCCGAGGCTTTGAGCGCGGCGGTCGCCTATAATCGGTCGCGGCCGAACACTGCAGCCGGTACCTGGCAACAAGGCCTGTTCAGTTCCTGGAAGATGACCCTGCGCTCGATCGCCCGTAACCGCGGGCGTTTTGCGGTCACCGCGACCGGTTTGACAGTTACTGTCGCGATGCTGGTCCTTTCCCTCTGTTATCTCGATTCGCGGCATTACCTGAGCGTGCGTTTTTTTACGCAGGAAAACCGTTATGACTATTACGTCGGCCTGAACAATGCCGTTAAGTCCGGGGATGTCTTGTACCTGCGGGATTGGGACGGTATCCGCGATGTCGAGCCGGTTCTCGAAATTAACGCCAGTTTCTCGCCGCTGCAGCGGGAAGGGGCGCAAAGGGAACCCAAAGAAGGGGTCATCTTCGGCGTAAATCCCGCCGGCCGGATGCTTCAACCTTTCAATGCGGCGGGAAGGGCGCTCGCTATCCCGGAGGAAGGCATCCTGCTGAACTCGAAAGTCGCGGAGAAACTGGGCCTGTCAGTAGGCGACCGGGTCCAGATCCGGACTCGGCCGCTAAGGGGCGACTCTTATCAGGATGCTTTCCGGGTCGTGGGCATCGCCCAACAGGACCTTGGGGGAGTATCCTTTATGTCGCAGGCGGCCGTCCAGCGACTTGTGCGTGAAAGAGACGCGATCAATGTCCTGCTGTTGAAGACAGACCGGGAATCTTTTCCGAATCTGGAGCTTCGTTTGCTGGCGATTCCGGAGGTGGCCTACGCGCAGAGCAAAGCGGCCTGGGTTGAGATATTTGCCCAATTGGTAGGAAGCATGACGTATTTCACGTGTATCATGATCGCGATTGCCGGCTTACTGGGCGTCACGATCGTCTTCCTCACGTCGGTGTTAAACTTGAGCGACCGGCAGCGTGAATTGGCCACTCTGCGGGTTATCGGCTGGAGTCTGGATCAAGTAGCTGTGCTTCTTTTCAACGAAATCGTGCTGACGCTCGCGCTGGCACTGCTGCTGGGGTTTCCGCTGGGGAAAAGCGCCGGGTTTTCTTTCTTGACGGCGGCCAGCAACGAATCTTTTACTTGGCCGCTGATCGTGTATCCTTCCACATACTTTATCGCGGCTGGCCTGACAGCGCTTTTCGCTGTGGCCGGACACCTGTTGGCGATGCTCCGGATCAAGCATTTGTCCGTGGTTGAAGTGTTGAATAATCGGGATTAG
- a CDS encoding CAP domain-containing protein, translating into MKLRIIVVTAVTFVSLASSIVPAAAATFYRTQSPYSYQMMTLYQQLFGYIPRTPPTPTPSPAPAPSPVPTPTPSPTTPTPAPTPAPAPAPAPGTDILNAPLTALEQQMVSLVNQERTSLGLQPLQVDARLVKVARMKSTDMIKNSYFGHTSPVYGSPYDMMKAQGITYREAGENLSGAGSVEKAHTGLMNSTGHRANILNPSFTRLGIGIVKGGPYGYMFTQEFIGL; encoded by the coding sequence GTGAAGCTTCGGATTATCGTCGTCACCGCTGTTACTTTCGTTTCTCTTGCCAGTTCAATAGTTCCGGCAGCTGCCGCTACATTCTACCGAACACAATCGCCCTATTCGTATCAGATGATGACTCTTTATCAACAACTCTTCGGCTATATACCGAGGACGCCACCCACTCCTACTCCTTCGCCCGCACCGGCTCCATCTCCAGTTCCAACTCCTACACCTTCACCGACGACACCTACGCCTGCGCCCACACCGGCTCCAGCGCCAGCTCCGGCTCCTGGCACGGATATATTAAACGCGCCGTTGACTGCACTGGAACAGCAGATGGTAAGCTTGGTCAATCAGGAACGCACCAGCCTCGGCCTACAGCCCCTGCAGGTTGATGCCCGTTTGGTGAAAGTGGCCAGGATGAAAAGCACGGATATGATCAAAAACAGCTATTTTGGCCATACTTCGCCAGTCTACGGCTCTCCCTACGATATGATGAAGGCTCAAGGAATAACCTACCGCGAGGCTGGTGAAAACCTCTCCGGTGCCGGCTCTGTCGAGAAAGCCCATACCGGGCTGATGAACTCTACCGGGCATCGTGCAAATATCCTTAATCCTTCCTTCACGCGGTTAGGCATCGGTATCGTTAAAGGCGGCCCGTATGGTTATATGTTCACCCAGGAGTTCATCGGTCTGTGA
- a CDS encoding IS3 family transposase: protein MTASMSRKGNCLDNAAIKNYSRHLKAELLSLKKCTSAAELGRTVKEYISFYNKERIQIKLNKLAPIEYRRQLKA, encoded by the coding sequence ATGACCGCGAGCATGTCAAGAAAAGGTAATTGCCTGGATAATGCGGCAATAAAAAACTACTCCAGGCACCTGAAAGCCGAGCTCCTTTCTCTTAAAAAGTGTACTTCCGCAGCAGAGCTTGGACGGACCGTCAAAGAATATATCAGCTTCTACAACAAGGAACGTATTCAAATCAAATTAAACAAGCTGGCACCGATTGAGTACCGGCGCCAGCTCAAAGCTTAG
- a CDS encoding glycosyltransferase family 9 protein codes for MLILPEQINKILMVTITHIGDIVLSCPTTRALKKYFPHAEIDMLVSMPQGEAAFHNPHVSNVIFYGIENWQRDRAKLMKLIQALRQKKYDLALSSRHGSADPMMAFLSGAVYRAGFDTHGGGKFLTHMLPLDPIVIRHETEYQLALLAMLGITSEDTNIEFLVSDEEESSLNMKLPRLQDNGRPIVLLCPFSDDPQKNWTDNGYVEVLRTLAEFADCYLLGSLRQLTALRSINTAAGNVAEVLGGLLSLGELAALIRAADLLITVDTGPMHIAQAFSTPVVALMGPTDPRVWGPRNPGDVVLTKPMECAPCWHKDESIKKSCRFNECMWRIRPDDVIKAATGILTVSAKTP; via the coding sequence TTGCTGATTCTACCGGAACAGATTAACAAAATTTTGATGGTTACTATAACCCACATCGGCGATATCGTCCTGTCATGTCCGACAACGAGGGCCCTGAAGAAGTACTTTCCCCATGCGGAAATCGACATGCTGGTCAGCATGCCCCAAGGGGAAGCGGCTTTCCACAACCCCCATGTCAGCAATGTAATTTTCTACGGTATTGAGAATTGGCAGCGGGACCGGGCAAAGTTAATGAAATTGATTCAAGCATTGCGCCAGAAGAAATATGATTTGGCCCTATCCTCCCGCCACGGCTCCGCCGACCCGATGATGGCCTTTCTAAGTGGCGCCGTATATCGCGCCGGCTTCGATACACACGGCGGCGGCAAATTTTTGACCCATATGTTGCCATTAGATCCGATTGTAATAAGGCATGAAACGGAATATCAGCTGGCGTTGCTGGCTATGCTTGGCATCACTTCAGAAGACACCAACATTGAATTTCTTGTAAGTGACGAAGAGGAATCAAGCCTGAATATGAAACTGCCGCGTCTACAAGATAACGGGCGACCGATAGTTCTTTTGTGCCCATTCAGCGACGATCCCCAGAAGAACTGGACGGATAACGGGTACGTAGAAGTATTGCGAACACTGGCCGAATTTGCCGATTGTTATCTCCTGGGAAGCTTGCGGCAGCTGACCGCTCTTCGCAGCATCAACACCGCCGCAGGAAATGTTGCCGAAGTATTAGGCGGGCTTCTTTCTTTAGGAGAACTCGCGGCGTTGATTAGAGCGGCCGATCTTCTTATCACGGTCGACACCGGCCCGATGCATATTGCTCAGGCTTTTTCGACTCCGGTGGTTGCGTTGATGGGACCTACCGACCCGAGAGTCTGGGGCCCGCGAAATCCTGGTGATGTCGTACTGACTAAGCCCATGGAATGTGCTCCTTGCTGGCACAAGGACGAATCAATAAAAAAAAGCTGCCGTTTCAACGAATGTATGTGGCGCATCCGTCCAGACGACGTTATTAAGGCTGCCACGGGAATATTGACAGTCTCAGCTAAAACACCTTAA